Below is a window of Spirochaetota bacterium DNA.
GTACACGTATATATTCTGCGCGGCGCGGCGCCTTGATGCCGGCTATCTCTTCCACCGCCTGGATGTAGCAGCTTGTATGCGAATGCGAACAGATGCCGCAGATGCGCTCGAGGAGATAGATCGCCTGCAGATATGTCTTCGATTCAGCGAGCTTCTCAATGCCCCGGTGATTGTAACCGACATTGATCGCCACATCGACGATCTTCTCGCCCTCGACGGTGAGCGTGAAATTACCGGGCTCCTTCAACGCAGGGTGCTGCGGGCCTATCGGTATGACAAGCGTATTATTATCGTTCGAAGCAACGTTCATAACTGTCCTCGTATCACTTTTCTTCGGGTAGCGCTTTCACCAGGTCCGGATCGGTCGGCGGAATGAAATCCTTCCTGAGCGGATATACGCCCTCCGGCCAATCTTCCATGACCGGATAGCGACGGCCCTTTTCAAGGCCGTCAACGCGGAAGCCGAACATGGACTCGAGCTCTTTCTCGTAAAAAATACCGCCGGGATAGATATCCGATATCGACGGTACGACGGGATCGTTCTTCGTTACGGCGACTCGCAGCGTCACCGTGGTGATGCCGTCATTGATATGGTAGAACGCGGTAAGCGTTTCTCCGGTATCGCGGCCGGTGATGAGCGAGAGGTGGAACAATCCCTTGTCCTTCAGTGCGCGCACAACGGACACAAGGTCTCCCGGTGTTAGATTGGCAAAGAGCCGCCGTTCGCGCTTAACTTCTATATCCCGTACCGTACCGAGCGCGGCAAGTATGTCTTTCAGTTCTTCTTCGCGTGCCATGCCTTCATATCCTACGCCGTAGCGGCTTCTTTCGCCGCGGCCTTTTTTACTTTCTTCTTTTCATCAAGCGTCGAGAGGAGTTTCACCACGCCGTCGATGAGCGCTTCCGGGCGTATCGGACAGCCGGGAATGTAGGCGGACACCGGTATCACCCGGTCAATGCCGCCCTCGATGGAATAGCAGCCCTTGAACACGCCGCCCGAGCTCGCACAGGTGCCGACCGCGACCACGAATTTCGGTTCCGGCATCTGCTCGTAGATGCGGATAAGACGCTTTTTCATCTGCTTGGTCACCGGTCCTGTGCACAGAAGCACATCCGCATGCCTGGGCGTCCCCTGAAGGACGATGCCGAATCGTTCGACGTCAAAGCGCGGGGTGAGCGCCGCGACTATCTCGATATCGCAGCCGTTGCAGGAACCCGTGTTCATGTGGAGCACCCACGGCGATTTCTTGACGGCCCATTTTACCAGCTTATTCATGTTTCGTACCGGCCTTTTCCTTGCGCATGAGCACGTAGAGCCCGAGCGATATAGCACCGAGATAGGCGATGACCAGCACTATCGGCGCATGGGAGACCGTGCCGAGCACGAGCGCAACGATATCGATAATGGTAAAGAAAAGCGCGAACAGGAAGAATTGCAGGAAATTCACCGCCTGCGTCTTCGGCCGCACATCCTCACCGCAGGCGTATACCTCGTCGCGCCCGCCCACATTCGCACGGGACTTTGCCGTGAAAATGCTGCCGAGCATATACGACGCATATACTATCGCGACGAATATAAGAAACGCAACGGGGGGAGTCAAGAAGAAGGAAAGGTCCATCGTTTACCCCTTGAGCCGTGAAAGTGTTCGGACATCGATCGACTTCGTGAGACGGTACGTATGCACGATGAACGCGAGTATCGCGACCGCCGCTATCACCTCGATGACGAGCATGGTGATGAAGAGCGCCTGGCCCAGGCCCTGGCTCTTTGTCGCCTGCGATACGCCGAAGAGCGTAAGCGTTAAGCCCTTGACGAGCACTTCGACGGCGATGAGCATGCGTATCATGTTGCGCGAGAAGACGAGGACGTAGAGCCCGATGAAAATAAGGAGCGCTGCGGCATAGAATATCATGAGCGTTTCTCCTTGAAGAACAGTATCACGAGGAACACGCCCGTCAATATGATGAGTATCTGCCCGACAAGATCGAGCGAACGCAAATTCCAGAGCGTCTCACGTATCGGCGCCGTATGCGGGCTTTCCATGAACGAGAGCACCGGGAGATATTTCTTGCCGAACCAGAGGAGCGCACCGAACGCGACCGTAGCGATGGGAAGCCCCGCGGTTATCATCACGGATTCCTTCATCGCCTCTTTATCCGGATTGATGAGGCTTATGGCGGAGATGAAAAGCACGGTGATAAGCCCCGCGGCCACCGACAGTTCGAAGGCGGCGGCGTACGGCGCCCCGAGCCGGAATATCACGATGGAAAGCACGGCGCTGATCACGGCAAGCGAAAGCGCCGCACGGATGAGATCGCGCACGGCGGAGGTGATGAGGGCAAAGCCCACGATAAGGGCGAAGAGTACCAGATCGATCGAGATGGTCATGGGAGTACTCCAGCGCTTGTCGCATCGCTTGCCGCATTCATGAGCACATCGGCGGCAGGCGCGATGAATGCACTTATCGTCGGCGAGAACCCTATGCCCGTAACGATGGATATCGCCGCGAGAAGAACGGCCGGGATGATGTACGTAAGGGGCGCTTCACGCACCGAGGCGACCGCTTCCGATGCTTTGCCGAAAATGACCTTCCTCTGGAACACAAGGAAATACCAGAGCGTGAGCACGCTCGCAAGCGTTGCCAGCACGCCGATGGCCGTCTGTTTCGCCGCGAACAATCCGATGAGGATGAAGAGCTTGCTGAAGAACCCATTGAGCGGCGGTATGCCCGCTATCGAAAGCGAACCGACAGCGAATGTCCCCGAGGTGACGGGCATCTTCTCGCCGATGCCGCTGTACTTCTCAAGCTCGCGCGACTTCGTCGATGACTCAAGCGACGCCATGTTTATGAAGAGAAGGCTTTTGAGTATCGCGTGATTGAAGAGATGGAACACGCCGCCCACAACGCCGATGGGATTGCCCGAAAATATGCCGAGCACGATGTATCCCATCTGGCTTATGCTCGAATAGGCGAGCATGCGTTTGCCGTCCGGCTGATTTATCGCGAGCACCGCGCCGGTGACCGCGGTGATGATGCCTATGACGAGCATTATCATCGATATCGCCGGTGTTACCCCGATAACGGTGACAGCAATGCGTATGAGTGCATAGAGACCGACCGCTTTGGTGATGATGCCGGCAAGTGTTATCGAGATCGGATTGGGCGAAGCACCGTATGCATCGGGCACCCAGGTGTGGAACGGGACGAATCCCGACTTCACGAGGAAACCCGCGGCAAGGAGCATGAGGCAGAACAAACCCGGCTTTACCGATTCGGGTCGCTTCACGCCGACGGATATCTCCGCGAAGGAAACGCCGCCGGTGATGCCGTAGAGTATGAATATGCCGAGGAGGATGAACGTCGTCGCCACCGTGGACAGGATGATGTACTTGAACGCCGCCTCGAACCCTTCGACATTCCTGTTGAATGCAATGAGCGCGAAGGTGGCGAGCGATGCCACCTCGATGAATACATAGAGCGTGAAGATATCGTTCACGAGCATAATGCCGTTCATGCCGGCGATGGCAAGCGACGCGAGCGCGTAGTACGTATAGTCGTTGGTGAAGGAAAGCGACGCGAAAGCGGTGACAAGCGCGACTATGGCGATAAGCACTATCATGAGAATGGAGAACTTATCCGCGGTAAGCGTGAAGAACATCGGCCACGGCGGCATGGCGTTCAATACGGCGAAGCCATGGAGCGCCACGTACGCGGCAACCGCAGCGAGCAGAAGCGTCATGGCGAAGAACACGATATGCGCCTGTTTCCTCAGGAACGGAACGATCAGTGCTGCAGCGACCGGTATAGCTATCAGGAGCGCTATCATAGTACCACCCACAGGAATACAGCGATGAACGCGGCTATACCGCCGAGCATGACGAAGAGGTATCCGTTCAGCGAGCCGGTATGAGCCATACGCAGACCCTTTGACGACACGAGCACAATGTTCTGAATGAGCGTGTCATAGAGCCAGTTGTTCGCACGGTCGATCCAATAGAGGAGTTTCGACCAGCCGAACTGTATCTTCATGCCCACATCGTACGGATCGAAGTATCTCTTTTCAGCACCGCTGTACACGGCGGAAAGGATGGGCGCTTTGCGTATATGGTCCGACGCATGGAGGCCGCTTTTTCCCATGATGACGCCGAGTATGTGATTGATAAGACCGAGTGCGAGAACACCGACGGATATCCAGGTAAGCATGCTTCCCGTCACTTTTGCGAACGTGAAATGTTCATAGAGATGCCCGTGTCCGAGCATGGCGGGTGGCAGCACCGGCTCGATAAGATGCTTCATCGGCACCGAATTCATTACACCGAAGAACACGCATCCTGCGGCAAGGACGAGCATGGGTATGAGCATGACGAGGGGGCTTTCCTTCACCTTCACCGGCTCCTTCGGTTTGTCGAAGTACGCGGCATGGCCGAGCTTTAAGAACGATGCGAACGTGAGCACGGCGCCGACCTCCGCCGCGATGTAGAAAATGAGAAGCCAATTGTTGTTCGCATGTTTCGCGAATTCGAACGCACCTTCGAATATCAGCTCCTTCGAGAAGAAGCCGTTGAATGGCGGCACGCCCGAAATGGAAAGCGCCGCGACAGCGAAGCAGATGAACGTGACCGGCATGGAGCGGAAAAGTCCGCCGAGCTTATTGAGGTCGGTGGTGCCGGTGCGGTGCTCGACGGAACCGCCGGTGAGGAAAAGACATGATTTATACATCGAGTGATTGATCATATGGAAGATACCGCCGGCTATGCCTGCCGGTATGCCGGTACCGATGCCGAGTATCATGTAGCCGACCTGCGAGATGGCGTGATAGGACAGGAGCCGTTTATAATCCTTCTGAATGAGCGCCATCGCCACCGCGAATACTATCGTCACCGCGCCGATGGTAAGAAGCACTATCTGCATGGCGAACGTCATTTTGAAGAAGTCGAGCGTTATGCGCGCAAGGAGATAGATTCCAAGGAGCTTCTCGAGCGCGGCGGGGATGTACGCCATCACCGGGAGCGGTGCATCGACAGCGGCGTCCGGTATCCACGTATGGAACGGCATGGCGCCAGCTTTTGCGGTAGCGCCTATCATCATAAGGATGAATGCCGCGGCTATCGCCGGGGTGTTCATCGTGAGCGATATCTTGTCCATGGTGAGCGTGCCGGCTGCAGCCGATGCGATGGCTATGCCGAGTATGAGCGCAAGATCAGAAATGCCGACGATGATAAGCGATTTTGCCGCGGTGAGGAAGGAACGCTCGCTGCCTATCGCTATCATTCCGTAGAGCGTGAGAAGCAGTCCTCCCCAGAATACGAGGAGGAGCATGAGATTGTTGGAGAGTATCGCACCGTAGCTCATGGCCGCGGTAAGAAGGAAATACGGATAATACAAACGCTGATGCGAGCGCTTCCTCATGAACGCCGCGGAGTAGAGCGCTATCAGTATCGAAAAGCCGGATGCTGCGAGGAGAAGGAATTTGCTGAAGTGATAGAGGCGAAAATCGATGTCGGCGCCGAAGGGCAGCCATTTGTGGAAGATGCGCACTTCGCCGGGAACGGCAAAAAGCGTTATCGCTGCGTAAAGACCGAAGGTAACAGCGATGAGCGTTATCGCCTCGCGGACGAATTTCACACGCTCAGGGAACAGTATCGCGATAATACCGGCAGCAGCCGGAACCACTATCGAAAGGATTATCAGCATCTCGTTCGTCATGGTTTCCCCGCTATCGTCAACACGACATGGGTAGCCTTGCTCAATGCCTGTGTTGCCGGCTTAATGAAGTCAAGCGGATACTGCATGAGAAAGCCCGAAGCGAGCGAAAGCACCGCAAGCACAATGACCGTTATGAGCATGGTGGGCGATCCCTCTTTCACATCGGCTTTTACTTCGCTTTTATCGTTCGGTGCAAGGAATACCATATTAAAAACGCGGAAGAGATAGAGCATCGTCATACATGCGGCGAGCACGAACACGCCGGCTATCCACGTCTTACCGCTGACAACGGCTGAGGCTATCACCTGGTACTTGGCAAAGAATCCGCCGAGCGGGGGAATGCCCATGATGGAGAACGCGCAGAGCGCGAAGGCCACCGTCGTTATCGGCATGCGCTTGAAAAGGCCCCCGAGCTTACGAATGTCTTTGACATGTGTGTTCTGTTCGACGATGCCGGCGCAGAGGAATAATCCCGCTTTGCCGAGGCCGTGCACGAGTATATAGAGGATACCGCCGGATGTGCCGATGGGGTTGAACATCGTAAGACCGAGAAAGATGAAACCTATCTGGCTTATCGTCGAATAGGCGATGATGCGCTTGATATCGGTGTCGATGAAAGCCGCACCCGCCGCGATAAGCGAGCTTGCCGCAAGCACGATGGGAAGCCATTGCTGCCAGAACTCAGGAAGAATGAGGGTCGCGGTGAATATGCGCGCAAAGACATAGATACCGATCTTCACGAGCACTGCCGCGTGGAGGATGGCGGTCACCGGCGTAGGCGCAACACCCGCATCGGGGAGCCACACCTGGAGCGGAAGTGTCGCCGACTTCGACAGAATGCCGAAAAGGAGGAACATCGTAATAAGCACCGATGTCGTCTGCCCTTTCATCTGAGTAAGATCGGCCGTACCCTTCTCTCCATAAAGAAGGATGAAGCCGATGAGCATGACAAGGGCTCCGAACACGGTGATGAGGAAGGCCTTGTTCGCTTTCCACACCGTATCATTGCCGCGGAAAAAACCGATGAGGCGCCAGCAGGCGATGGCCGCTATTTCCCAAAACGTGTATATCATGAAGAGATTCGCCGAGAAGACTATGCCCATCATCGAGCCGACAAAGAGAACTACGATGAGGTAATATTCGTTCTGATTCTCGTAATGGCTGATATAGCCTATCGAATAGAACACGATGAGCGCGCTTATGAATGAAGACACCGACGCGACGAAGACCGACAGACTGTCGACGACGAACACGACGGA
It encodes the following:
- a CDS encoding NADH-quinone oxidoreductase subunit C, which encodes MAREEELKDILAALGTVRDIEVKRERRLFANLTPGDLVSVVRALKDKGLFHLSLITGRDTGETLTAFYHINDGITTVTLRVAVTKNDPVVPSISDIYPGGIFYEKELESMFGFRVDGLEKGRRYPVMEDWPEGVYPLRKDFIPPTDPDLVKALPEEK
- a CDS encoding NADH-quinone oxidoreductase subunit B family protein, with amino-acid sequence MNKLVKWAVKKSPWVLHMNTGSCNGCDIEIVAALTPRFDVERFGIVLQGTPRHADVLLCTGPVTKQMKKRLIRIYEQMPEPKFVVAVGTCASSGGVFKGCYSIEGGIDRVIPVSAYIPGCPIRPEALIDGVVKLLSTLDEKKKVKKAAAKEAATA
- the ndhC gene encoding NADH-quinone oxidoreductase subunit A; protein product: MLGSIFTAKSRANVGGRDEVYACGEDVRPKTQAVNFLQFFLFALFFTIIDIVALVLGTVSHAPIVLVIAYLGAISLGLYVLMRKEKAGTKHE
- a CDS encoding NADH-quinone oxidoreductase subunit K; its protein translation is MIFYAAALLIFIGLYVLVFSRNMIRMLIAVEVLVKGLTLTLFGVSQATKSQGLGQALFITMLVIEVIAAVAILAFIVHTYRLTKSIDVRTLSRLKG
- a CDS encoding NADH-quinone oxidoreductase subunit J; protein product: MTISIDLVLFALIVGFALITSAVRDLIRAALSLAVISAVLSIVIFRLGAPYAAAFELSVAAGLITVLFISAISLINPDKEAMKESVMITAGLPIATVAFGALLWFGKKYLPVLSFMESPHTAPIRETLWNLRSLDLVGQILIILTGVFLVILFFKEKRS
- a CDS encoding proton-conducting transporter membrane subunit, with the translated sequence MIALLIAIPVAAALIVPFLRKQAHIVFFAMTLLLAAVAAYVALHGFAVLNAMPPWPMFFTLTADKFSILMIVLIAIVALVTAFASLSFTNDYTYYALASLAIAGMNGIMLVNDIFTLYVFIEVASLATFALIAFNRNVEGFEAAFKYIILSTVATTFILLGIFILYGITGGVSFAEISVGVKRPESVKPGLFCLMLLAAGFLVKSGFVPFHTWVPDAYGASPNPISITLAGIITKAVGLYALIRIAVTVIGVTPAISMIMLVIGIITAVTGAVLAINQPDGKRMLAYSSISQMGYIVLGIFSGNPIGVVGGVFHLFNHAILKSLLFINMASLESSTKSRELEKYSGIGEKMPVTSGTFAVGSLSIAGIPPLNGFFSKLFILIGLFAAKQTAIGVLATLASVLTLWYFLVFQRKVIFGKASEAVASVREAPLTYIIPAVLLAAISIVTGIGFSPTISAFIAPAADVLMNAASDATSAGVLP
- a CDS encoding NADH-quinone oxidoreductase subunit L, yielding MTNEMLIILSIVVPAAAGIIAILFPERVKFVREAITLIAVTFGLYAAITLFAVPGEVRIFHKWLPFGADIDFRLYHFSKFLLLAASGFSILIALYSAAFMRKRSHQRLYYPYFLLTAAMSYGAILSNNLMLLLVFWGGLLLTLYGMIAIGSERSFLTAAKSLIIVGISDLALILGIAIASAAAGTLTMDKISLTMNTPAIAAAFILMMIGATAKAGAMPFHTWIPDAAVDAPLPVMAYIPAALEKLLGIYLLARITLDFFKMTFAMQIVLLTIGAVTIVFAVAMALIQKDYKRLLSYHAISQVGYMILGIGTGIPAGIAGGIFHMINHSMYKSCLFLTGGSVEHRTGTTDLNKLGGLFRSMPVTFICFAVAALSISGVPPFNGFFSKELIFEGAFEFAKHANNNWLLIFYIAAEVGAVLTFASFLKLGHAAYFDKPKEPVKVKESPLVMLIPMLVLAAGCVFFGVMNSVPMKHLIEPVLPPAMLGHGHLYEHFTFAKVTGSMLTWISVGVLALGLINHILGVIMGKSGLHASDHIRKAPILSAVYSGAEKRYFDPYDVGMKIQFGWSKLLYWIDRANNWLYDTLIQNIVLVSSKGLRMAHTGSLNGYLFVMLGGIAAFIAVFLWVVL
- a CDS encoding NADH-quinone oxidoreductase subunit L, whose amino-acid sequence is MALYVALIILVPVIGSFLIPLTSVFGKTVRNVFALLLTIVTFAASIPLIMFVAGGGTEVIRWQIHDIVSVVFVVDSLSVFVASVSSFISALIVFYSIGYISHYENQNEYYLIVVLFVGSMMGIVFSANLFMIYTFWEIAAIACWRLIGFFRGNDTVWKANKAFLITVFGALVMLIGFILLYGEKGTADLTQMKGQTTSVLITMFLLFGILSKSATLPLQVWLPDAGVAPTPVTAILHAAVLVKIGIYVFARIFTATLILPEFWQQWLPIVLAASSLIAAGAAFIDTDIKRIIAYSTISQIGFIFLGLTMFNPIGTSGGILYILVHGLGKAGLFLCAGIVEQNTHVKDIRKLGGLFKRMPITTVAFALCAFSIMGIPPLGGFFAKYQVIASAVVSGKTWIAGVFVLAACMTMLYLFRVFNMVFLAPNDKSEVKADVKEGSPTMLITVIVLAVLSLASGFLMQYPLDFIKPATQALSKATHVVLTIAGKP